GCGTCTACGGCACCCCGGCCGAAGAAGGCGGCTCGGGCAAGGTCTACATGGTCCGCGACGGCCTGTTCGACGACGTCGACGTGTCGCTGCACTGGCACCCCGGCAATGTGAACTCGGCCCGCCAGGGCGACACCATGGCCAACGTCTCGGGCAAGTTCCGCTTCTACGGCACGGCGTCCCACGCCGCCGCCGCGCCCGACAAGGGCCGCTCGGCGCTGGATGGCGTCGAGGCCCTGAACTACATGGTCAACATGATGCGCGAGCACGTGCCGGACCGCACCCGCATCCACTACGCCATCACCGACGGCGGCAAGGCGCCCAACGTCGTCCCGGCCTATGCCGAGGCCTATTACTACGTCCGTCACAACAACCCGGAGATCGTCCGCTACGTGCTGGAGCGGGTGAAGAAGGCGGCGGACGGCGCGGCGCTGGGCACCGGCACCCGCGTCGAGTTCGAGGCCATCGGCGGCGTCTATTCCATGCTGCCCAATCAGGCCCTGATGACGGTCATGGACCGCAACCTGCGCCATGTCGGCGGCATCACCTGGACGCCTGAGGAAACCGCCCTGGCGACCGAGATCCAGAAGACCCTGACCTCCAAGCCGGACCTCGCCAGCGTCGGTCAGATCGAGGACGCCGTGATCGGCGGCGACTTCGGCGGCTCCACCGACGTGTCGGACGTGTCCTGGGTCACGCCTACGGTCGGCCTGTCGACGGCGACCTTCGTGCCCGGCTCTGCGGGCCACAGCTGGCAGAACGTGGTGGCGGCGGGCACGACCATCGGCCTGAAGGGCGCCCATCTGGCGGCCAAGACCCTGGCCCTGACCACCGCCGAGCTGTTCCAGAGCCCGGACACCATCGCCGCCGCCAAGGCCGAGTTCGAACAGCGTCGCGGCCCGAACTTCGAATACCGCGCCCTGCTGGGCGACCGCGCCCCGGCGCTGAACTATCGCGACTAAAATCGCCTGAGGCCGCCTTCTTCCCTTGCGGGAGAAGGCGGACGGATAAGGGGCTGCCGGGCGTCAGGCTCGGCAGCCCCTTTTTCATTCCGCCATAAAAAGCCTCAGTCCGCCTTTACGGGCGCCCGCGTTCCGATGGTGCGGTCCAGGAAGTCCAGGTAGGTCCGCCACTGGTGCAGCTGGCGATCATTGCCCCGGATGCCGTGGCGCTGGCCGGGATAGAGCATGGTCTCGAAGGGAATGCTCTTTTCCTGCAGGGCGTTCAGCACCCGCGTGGTGTTCTCGAAGATGACGTTGTCGTCGGCCATGCCGTGCATCAGCAGCAGACGGCCCGTCAGATTGTCGAAGCGCCCCAGCACGTCCGAGGCGGCGTAGCCCTCCACGTTCGCCTGCGGCGTCGACATATAGCGCTCGGTATAGGCCGTGTCGTACAGGCTCCACTCCGTCGGCGGCGCCCCCGCCAGCGCCGCAGCCAGCCCCATCTTCGGCTCGGTCAGGGCCATCAGGCTCATGAACCCGCCGTAGGACCAGCCCATCATGGCGATGCGGCCAGCGTCGACATAGGGCAGCGAGCGCAGATAGTCCGCGCCGATCACCTGATCCTCGATCTCGGGCTGGCCCATCTTCAGATAGAGGGCCTGTTTGAACGCGGCCGAACGGTCGCCCTCGCCCCGGTTGTCCAGACGGAAGACGATGTAGCCCGCCTCGGTCAGCAACTGCGTCGTCGCCCCCTGCCAGGCGTTCTTGACGCCGCCGCCCGACGGGCCGCCATAGACCTGCATAACGACCGGATACTGCTTCGACGGATCAAAGCCCGGCGGCGTGGTCATCTGCCACACCAGGGTCTGGCCGTGGCTCTGCAGGGTGCCGAACGTCGGCTTCTGCTGGCGCTCGGCGTAGGGCCAGAAGGGGTGGCCGGGCTGCAGCCTGTTCTCCTCGATCCAGCGCACGCGCTGGCCGTTGATCGAATACAGCGCCGACTGCGCCGGGGTGTTCACGTCGCTGTAGTTGCCGACATAGGCCGTGCCGGTGCCGTTGACCGTGGCGCTCCACCAGCCGCCGCGCGGCGTGACTTCGGTGGGGTTCAGCGTCCGCTTGTAGCTGGCGCGGAACAGCTGCTGCTCGATCGGGTATTCCTTGCCGTCGCGCATGGAGGCGGTGAAGAAGACCTCGCCGGTGTCCTGGTTGACCCCCGCCAGCGACTTGACCGGATAGTCGCCGCGCGTGATCGCGCGCAGGCGGCGGCCGTCCTTGGCGTAGAGATACAGGTGACGCCACCCGCTCTCTTCGCTGGACCAGATGAAGTTGCCATCCTTCAGCGCCTTGAAGTCGTGGGTGACGTTGACCCAGGCCTTCGAGGTCTGGCTGGCGATCACGCGGCTGGCGCCCGTGGCCGGATCGACGCTCAGCAGGTCCAGCCGCTTCTGGTCGCGCGACAGGCGCTGGACGTAGGCGACCGAGCCGTCCGCCGCCCAGTTCACCCGGCCCAGATAGATGTCGGTATCGGCGCCCAGGTCGACCTTGACCCGTTGGCCGCTCTGCACGTCCTGGACATAGAGCTCGACCACGGCGTTGGGCCGTCCGGCGCGGGGGTAGCGCTGCTGGGCCACCGAGGCCCCGCCGCCGGTGATGTCCAGACGCGGGATGACGTCGACCGTGCTCTCGTCCGTGCGCTGCAGGGCGATGTAGCGCTCGTCCGGGCTCCACCAATAGCCGGTGTCGCGGTCCAGCTCTTCCTGGGCGATGAACTCGGCCGTGGCCCAGGTGATCAGGTCCTTGCCGTCCGTGGTGATCGCCTGTTCGGCGCCCGTCTCAAGGTTGATCAGGACCAGATTCTGGTCGCGCACGAAGCTGACGAAGGCGCCCTTGGGCGAGACCTTGGCGTCGATCTCATCGGCCGTCGTCTCGGTCAGACGGCGCACCGAGCCGTCGGCGCGGTTGGCCAGGAAGACGTCGCCTTCCAGCGGCGCCAGGATGTAGCGGCCCTGCTCGTCCCACGAATATTCGACCACGCCGCGCTGGGAAATCCGCATCCGCTCGCGTCGCGCCTTCTCGGCCTCGGACAGTTCGCCCGCGTCGGGGACCAGGGCGCGGGCGTCGATCAGCTTGAACGGTTCGCCCCCCTTCACCGGCGCGGCCCACAGGTCCAGCACGTCCACGTCGTCCTCGCGCGAGCGCAGGAAGGCGACCAGTTCGCCGTCCGGCGACAGGCTGACGCCGCGCGCCACCGGCCCGGCCAGCGACGGATTGGAGAAGACCCTCTCGACCGTCAGGATCGAGGAGGCGGGCGCCGCAGCGGCGGGCGGCGTCGCGGGCTGCGGCGTGGATTGGGCGAAGGCCGACGTCGCAGCCATCAGGATCGTCGAAGCAAGGAGAAAAGTGCGCATGGCGGCGAAGCTAGAGCCGGAATCCTTCGTCGTCATCCCTTCTTTCGCCCTTCCCTGTTCATGTCGGACGGAGGCTCGCCCCGATCAGCCAGCCTACCCTGCCGCCTGTGCTAGCCTGCGCGCCGACCACGAGAGACACGACCGCCCGTTGCAGGGGATTTCAGACGAATTGGACTCTCTTTTTCCCTTCTCCCCTTGTGGGAGAAGGTGGCCCGTCAGGGCCGGATGAGGGGTGTCGGCGCGACGCTCGAACGTCACTCAAGACAGGTCCGCGTCCGTCCGGATATCGAAGCGTTCACACCCCTCATCCGTCAGGCTCCGCCTGCCACCTTCTCCCACAAGGGGAGAAGGATCTTGACGCACTGTCGCTCCCGGCTGCCTCAAGCAACAGAAGGATCGCCGCACCACCTTTCGCAATCGGCCTCGACCGCCTAGTTAGGCCCCATGTCTGACGCCTCCCTCGCCGCGCCGCCCGTCAAGGCCAGTCCGTTCCATGAGTTGGAAGTCCTGTGGGTCCGCCACTGGAACGACCAGTTGTTCAGCTTCGCCCTGAAACGGCCCGAGGATTTCCGCTTCCGTTCGGGCGAGTTCGTGATGATCGGCCTGCCGGGCGAAGACGGCGGCAAGCCCGTGCTGCGCGCCTATTCGATCGCGTCGCCCTTCTGGGCCGAGGAACTGGAGTTCTTCTCCATCAAGGTCGAGGACGGCCCTCTGACCTCGCGCCTGCAGAAGATCGTCGCGGGCGACAGCGTGCTGATGGGCAAGAAGCCGACCGGCACCCTGGTGCTGGACGCCCTGACCGGCGGCGAGCGCCTGTGGCTGATCGGCACCGGCACGGGCCTGGCGCCCTGGCTCTCGGTGGCGCGCGATCCGGAAACCTATTCGCGCTTCAAGCAGGTCATCGTCTGCCACACGGTGCGCAACGTCGCCGACCTGGCCTATCGCGACTTCTTCAGCCACGAGATCCACGACGACCCGCTGATCGGCGACGAGGCCAAGGCCCAGCTGACCTATTATCCGACCGTGACGCGCGAACGCTTCGAGACGCCGGGCCGCATCACCGACCGCATCAAGTCGGGCGACCTGTTCGCCGACCTGCAACTGCCCAGCGGCTTCTCGCCCAACAGCGACCGCGTCATGCTGTGCGGCTCGATGGCCATGATCAAGGAGACCGGCGAACTGCTGGAATCCCACGGCCTGAAAGAAGGCTCGAACGCCGAACCCGGCGACTATGTTCTGGAGCGCGCCTTTGTCGGCTGACCTGATGACCTCTCCCCGCACCGTCGCCATCGACGAGCGCAAGGCCCCGGAAGACTGCGTCACCATGGTCGACGTGCGTCAGGGCGTGGATGCGCTGGACCGCGCGCTGGTGACCCTGCTTGCCGAGCGTCAGCGCTATATGGACGCCGCCGCGCGCATCAAGCCGAACCGCGACGCCGTCTTCGATCAGGCCCGCATCGACGACGTGGTGGCCAAGGTCCTGGCGGCCGCTGGCCCCGCCGGCCTGTCGCCCGACATCGCCGAGCCGGTCTGGCGCCTGCTGATCGACCGCTGCATCGCCCACGAGTTCGGAACCTGGGACCAGACGCGGGTCTAGCCTCGCTTCAGCCCTTCAAACTCCTAAGCGCCAGCTCATGGCGATACGCCGCCACATCGGCCAGGGCCGCGTCCAGCGCCGTGCGCACCCGCTCCAGGCCCGCCGGGGCGGCGGCCTGTTCGCCATGCTCCACCTCGGCGCAGATCTCGGCCAGAGCCTTGGCCCCGATGCCGGCCCCCGCGCCGCGGATGGTGTGCACGGCGTCGCGCCAGCCTTCGCTGGAGGCGTCCAGCAGGGCCGACCACATGCGGGCCTGTTCAGCGAACAGGCCCAGCACTTCTTCCGTCACCTCATCCATGCCGCCGGTCATGGCTTCGAGGACGGTGAAATCCACCGCCCCCGACAGGTCGCGCCTGGCCATTTAACCCTCGGCCTCTTCGCCCTTGGCGAGGCGAGAGTTACGCGACGACCAGACCAGGTAGACGGCCAGGCCGAACAGGTTCCACAGCAGGAAATACAGCTGCGTCGAGCTCTTCAGGCTGAAGAAGAAGACGATGCAGCCGATGATGGCGACGCCGCCGACCAGCGGCCACAGCGGCGCCTTGAACTTGCGTTCGCGGTTCGGCTCGCGCACGCGCAGCACGATCAGGCTGATCCCCACGGCCATGAAGGCCATCAGGGTGCCGGCGTTGGCCAGCGACGCCAGTTCGTCCAGACGCATGATGCCCGCCAGGAAGGCGACGACGACGGCGGTGAAGATCGTCACCACGGTCGGCACGCCGCGATTGGAGATCTTGGCAAGGCGATTGGGCAGCAGACCGTCCCGGGCCATGCCCAGGAAGATGCGGCTCTGGCCGAACAGGAAGGCCAGCAGCACGGTCGGCAGGGCTACGACGGCGGCGGCGGCGATCCACTGGGCGGCGACGCCCTGGCCCAGGCCGCGCATGATGTGCGCCAGCGGCTCGGGGCTGTCGGCGAAGCTGGCGACCGGAGCGGCGCCGATCGCAGCGGCGGCGACGGCGATGTACAGGATGGTGCAGACCACCATCGAACCGACGATGCCGATGGCCAGGTCGCGCTCGGGCTTCTTGGTCTCCTCGGCCGCCGTGGCGATGGCGTCAAAGCCGTAGAAGGCGAAGAAGATGATGGCCGCCGCCGCCATGACGCCCGTCTGAACAAAGGGCGCGCCGAAGCCGTAGGGCATGAAGGGCGTGAAGTTGGCCGCGTCGAAGCGCGGCAGGGCGATGGCCACGAAGGCCACCAGGGCGGCGATCTTGATGACCACCAGCACGGCGTTCAGCGTCGCGCTCTCCCGCGTGCCCAGCAGCAGCAGGCCGGTCACGATGCCGATGATGAAGACCGCCGGCAGGTTGATCAGCCCGCCCTCGACGTGCGGACCGACGGTCAGGGCGAACGGCAGGTCGATCCCCAGCCCGGCCAGGAAGGGCGCGGCATAGCCGGACCAGCCCACGGCCACGGCCGAGACGACCAGGGAGTATTCAAGGATCAGGCTCCAGCCCACGACCCAGGCGAAGATCTCGCCCAGGGCGGCATAGGAGTAGGTATAGGCGCTGCCCGAGGCGGGCATGATCGTCGACAGCTCGGCATAGGCCAGGGCGGCGCAGGCGCACACCAGACCGGCCAGGGCGAAGCTGATCAGCACCGCCGGACCCGCCAGCCCCGCCCCGACCCCGATCAGAGTCAAGATGCCGGTGCCGACGATGGCGCCGACGCCCAGCGCCATAAGGTGCGGCCAGCTCAGGGTCTTTTTGAGCCCCGGCCCCGAACTCGGGGCCAGCATCGCGTCGATCGAGCGACGACGGTTCCAGAACGCCATAATCTTTACTCCCCCTCGCCGCGTCTTCCGGCGGCTGATTCAAGGCGCGACCTTAGCGCGCGTTGCAATCATGATAAAAGACGCATTTGACGCTTGCACAGCCCCATCGCTGCGAGTAATAGGAGCGCCCTTCGCCGAGGTTGTTCACAACGCAGCGAAGGGCCGGCGCCACACCAAGGGCGCAGACGACGGTACGGGTGATTAGCTCAGTTGGTAGAGCAGCTGACTCTTAATCAGCGGGTCCACAGTTCGAACCTGTGATCACCCACCATCGTCTCTTTAATTCCTTCATCGCTGAAGACAGCCGCCCAGGCGGCAGGCCATCCGACCGCCGCCGGTTTCTGCTAGAAGTCGCGCATGTCCGACCCCGTCTCGATTCCCGCCCCCGCCCCTGCTTCTTTTGGCCCGCTTCACGGCGTGCGGGTTCTGGACCTGTCGCGGGTGCTGGCGGGGCCGTGGGCGACGCAGACGCTGGCTGATCTGGGGGCCGAGGTCATCAAGATCGAGCGGCCCGGCGCCGGCGACGACACCCGCCATTGGGGCCCGCCCTTCACCACCACGGCCGACGGCGCGCCCGGCGACGCCGCCTATTTCCTGTGCGCCAACCGGGGCAAGAAGTCGGTCGAGCTGGACATCGCCAGCCCCGATGGCGCCGAGGCCGTGCGCCGTCTGGCCGCGACCTGCGACGTGGTGGTCGAGAACTTTAAGACCGGCGGGCTGAAGAAATACGGCCTCGACTACGCCGCGCTGACGGCGGTCAATCCGAGGCTGGTCTACTGCTCGATCACCGGCTTCGGACAGGACGGGCCGGATGCGCACCGGGCGGGCTATGACTATATGATCCAGGCCATGGGCGGGCTGATGTCCATCACCGGCCAGCCCGACGGCGCGCCGGGCGCCGAGCCGATGAAGGTCGGGGTGGCGGTCGTGGATCTGTTCACCGGCCTTTACGCCTCCAACGCTATCCTTGCCGCCCTGTGGCACGCCCGGGCGACCGGCGAGGGCCAGCACGTCGACATCGCCCTGTTCGACGTTCAGGCCGCCATGCTGGCCAATCAGGCGACAAACTGGTTCGTGTCCGGCAAGGCGCCGACGCGGATGGGCAACGCCCACCCCAATCTGGCCCCCTATCAGCCCTTCGCCTGTTCCGACGGGATGGTGATCATCGCCGTGGGCAACGACGGCCAGTTCCGCGCTCTGTGCGGCGCCCTGGGGCTGGAGGTCGAAGATCGGTTCGCCACCAACGCCCTGCGGGTCGCCGAGCGCGAGGCGCTGGGACCGCTGATCGCGGCGAAGACGGCGGGCTTCACCATGCAGGAGCTGATGCAGGCGCTGGAGGCGGCGGGCGTGCCCTGCGGGCCCGTCAACACCATCGATCAGGTGTTCGCCGAGCCTCAGGCCATCCATCGCGGCCTGACGGTCGAACAGACGCGGCCCGATCTGGCCGATCCGATCCGCACCGTCGCCTCGCCCATCCGCCTGTCGAAGACGCCGGTGCGATACGACGCCCCGCCGCCGAAGCTGGGGCAGGATACGGACGATGTGCTGGGGGCGTTGAAGGCCGAGGAATGAGCGGAAACCGAAGGGTCAGCTGACCTGCCGCTTCTCCAGCTTCCGCGCCAGGGTACGGCGGTGCATCCCCAGACGCCGTGCGGCCTCGGAGATGTTGAAATCGGTCTCGGCCAGAACCTCGTGAATACGCTCCCACTCCAGCGTCTTGATCGAGGTGGGGCGGGCGGTCAGGGGGGCGTCGGGGTCGCCCGCCGCGCGACCGAAGGCGGCCTCGATGTCGTCCGTGCCGGCAGGCTTGGCGAGGTAGTGGCGGGCCCCCAGCTTGATGGCCTCGACCGCCGTGGCGATGCTGGCGAAGCCGGTCAGAACCACGATCACCAGGTCGGGATCGAAGGCGTGCAAGGTCTGAACGCAGGTCAGGCCCGAGGCCGTTCCCAGCTTCAGGTCCACCACAGCGTAGTCTGGATGATGCGTCTTCAGCAGCTCGACCATCTGGTCGTGACTGTGGGCGGCCAGCACCTGATAGCCGCGCCGCTCAAACGAGCGCCGCAAGGTGCGGGAGAAGGACTCGTCGTCCTCGACGATCAGAAGCTGGCGGGGTTCGTCCGTCATTTCATGCCCTCTTTCCAGACTGCTTACTTCGGGGCCAGGGCGTCGATGGGCAAGGCCAGTCGCACCACGGCCCCGCCGCCGGTCGCGCCCGGACGGTTGGCGGCGACGACCGTGCCGCCCAGTTTGCGCACCACATTGACCAGCAGGAACAAGCCCAGCCCCGCCCCTGCCCGCGCCTTGGTCGACTGATAGGGCTGGCCCAGCTTTTCCAGAATGCCGGGCGCGAAACCGGGGCCGTCGTCCTCGAAGGCGATGAACAGGCCGTCGGCGTCGGCGACGGCCCGCACCTCCAGGTTTCGCGCGCCCGCCTCCTGCGCATTGTCCAGCAGGGCGCTGAACACCTGTTTCAGAGCCGGGTCGGCGATGATGGACGGATCGCGCGGCGTTGGACCGCTGAGGACGACCTGCATGGCGTCGCCGGGTCGGCTGGCGGACCACTCGTCGATGATCTCGCCAAGGAAGCCGCTGAGGGCGGTGACGGTCGGCGCCTCGCCGCGGGCCTCGCCCGCCGACATCAGGATGTTGGTGACGATGGATTTGCAGCGGTCGACCTCGGCCTGCATCTGTTCAATGTCGTGGCGCAGGTCATCGTCGCCTGTCAGGGCGGGCATGCGCCGCCAGTCGCTGAGGATCACGGACAGGGAGGCCAGCGGCGTGCCGAGTTCATGCGCTGCGCCCGAGGCCAGCAGCCCCATGCGGACGATGTGATCCTGTTCCGCCGCCTGCTGCCGCGCCTCGGCCAGATAGGCGTCGCGGGCGCGCACGTTCTGGCTGGTGCGGGTGACGAAGGCCACCAGCAGCACGGCGATCAGGATGAAGTTGATCAGGGCGCCTTGCTGGATCAGGCCCAGCCGCGCGTCAGCTCCGGCAGGCAGGTCCAGCGGCTGACGCCACACCGCCAGAAAGGCCAGGCAGGCGCCCGTCGCCAGCACGAAGCCCCAGGCGTAGACCGGTCGCAGCAGCACGGCCGCCAGCACCACCTGCATCAGGTAAAGGGCCGCGAAGGGATTGGTCGCGCCGCCGCTGAAGTAGAGAAGCCAGCTCAGCGCCGCCACGTCGACGCACAGGGCCAGCAGGATCTCCGGGTCGGTGACGATCTTGCGCCGCAGGGTCACCGGCGCGCTGACCAGATTCATCACCGCCAGGGCCGTCGGCGCGAGCAGCAGCGGCCCTAGCGGGACGCTGATCTTCAGACCCCAGTGGACGATGACGATGGTCGCCACCTGACCGATCACCGCCAGCCATCTCAGCTGGATCAGCAGCAGCATGTTGCGCCGCCCCGCCGCGCCCGGCGACACCGGCGTCTCGGCGTTGGCGTCCATGCCCAGAACGGTGCGGAAGAAGCGGTTCAAAGCCTCAGCTTGCATCAACGTCCCCCAGCCCTGCGGCGCCGCTCGTCGCGCAGCCACAGAACGGCGCCGCCCGCCGACATCAAGGCCAGACCGAACCAGGTCAGGGCGTAGACCAGATGGCTGTTGGCGAACCGCACCACCGTCAGACCGCCGCGCGGCCAGCCGCCGGGATTGGGCGTCGAGTCAGCATCTATGAAATAGGGCGCGACGGCCCCTTCCAGCCCCTTGGCCTGCGCGATCGCCGCCACGTCGCGCGAGAACCAGCGGTCGCCGGCCGGATCGTTGTCGCGCAGGAAGCCGCCCTTGGGCTCGCTGATGCGCAGCAGGCCAGTGACAGAGACCGGCCCCTCGACCTGCCCTTCCGCACGACTTTCGGGCGCCCCGCGCTCTGACGGGACGAAGCCTCGGTTGATCAGGACGGTGAAGCCGCGGGCGTCTTCCAGCGGCGTCACGACCCAGAAGCCCGGCCCCAGGTCCGCCACCGCCTTCACCCGCGCCTCGCGGTCATGCAGGAACCGGCCGCTGGCCGTGACGCGGCGGTACTGGTCCGCCTCGCGCGTCACCGCGTCGAAGCCTGCAGGCCCCGGCGCTGGAACGGGATCGGCATGAATGCGGCTGTCGACCTGACGGATCAGCTCCTGCTTCCACGCCAGGCGCTGGACCTGCCAGACGCCCAACGCGCAAAAGCCCGCGATCAGCACGGCGAAGACCGCCAGTCCCGCGATCATCCGGCGGCGTGACGCCGGACGGGCGGCAGGCTCAGGGGCCGACGATGACGTCAAGCGGCGTCTCCGCGTGAAAGCAGGCTCAGCCCATCCCCTGCATGTCGTGGACGGGCATCATGTTGGTGTTCAGGTGATACATGACCCAGACCGAACCGGCGACGGCGATGACCACGATCACCAGGGTGAAGATCAGCGCCAGCATGTTCCACCCGCCCTCGGACCTGTGGTTCATGTGCAGGAAGAAGATCATGTGCACCACGATCTGCACCACGGCGAAGCCGGTGATGATCAGACCCGTCAGCTGCGGCGCCAGCACCCCGGCCATGACCAGCCAGAAGGGAATGGCCGTCAGAACGACCGACAGGCCGAACCCGATCAGATAGCTTCTGTAGGTGCCATGATCATGGTCGTCGCCGTGGTGATCTTCGTGAGTCACGGCGTGCTCGTTGTGGGCTTCGGCGCTCATCGCAGCATCCCGAACAGATAGACGAAGGTGAAGACGCCGATCCAGATGACGTCCAGGAAGTGCCAGAACAGGCTCAGGCACATGAGGCGGCGGCGGTTGGCCGGGATCAGGCCCTTTTGCGCCACCTGCACCATCAGGGTGACCAACCAGATGCAGCCGAAGGTGACGTGCAGGCCGTGCGTGCCCACCAAGATGAAGAAGGCCGACAGGAAGCCGCTGCGTTGCGGCGTCGCGCCCAGGTGGATCATGTGGGCGAACTCATAGAGCTCGATGCCCAGGAAGCAGAGGCCGAACAGGCCGGTGATCGCCAGCCAGGCTTGCGTCTGCGCGACCTTGTTGCGGTACATCGCCAGCATGGCGAAGCCGTAGGTGATCGACGAGAACAGCAGCATCGACGTGTTCAGCGCCACCAGCGGCAGGTCGAACAGATCCTTGGGCGCCGGGCCGGCCGCATAGTTGCCGCCCAGCACGGCGTAGACGGCGAACAGGATCGCGAAGATGAGGCAGTCGCTCATCAGATACATCCAGAAGCCCAGCATAGTGCTGTGGCCCTCGGGATGATGCGGCTCCTCGACCGGGTGGAAGATCGGCCGCCCGGCCTCGTCGATGTAGTCGGAGTGGATGGAAGGTGCGCGGCTCATCGGATCACCCCTGCGTCGCTGCGGCGGCCGTCAGGGCCTGGGTGCGCGCATCCTCGGTCGCCTGA
Above is a window of Brevundimonas naejangsanensis DNA encoding:
- a CDS encoding amino acid permease, with translation MAFWNRRRSIDAMLAPSSGPGLKKTLSWPHLMALGVGAIVGTGILTLIGVGAGLAGPAVLISFALAGLVCACAALAYAELSTIMPASGSAYTYSYAALGEIFAWVVGWSLILEYSLVVSAVAVGWSGYAAPFLAGLGIDLPFALTVGPHVEGGLINLPAVFIIGIVTGLLLLGTRESATLNAVLVVIKIAALVAFVAIALPRFDAANFTPFMPYGFGAPFVQTGVMAAAAIIFFAFYGFDAIATAAEETKKPERDLAIGIVGSMVVCTILYIAVAAAAIGAAPVASFADSPEPLAHIMRGLGQGVAAQWIAAAAVVALPTVLLAFLFGQSRIFLGMARDGLLPNRLAKISNRGVPTVVTIFTAVVVAFLAGIMRLDELASLANAGTLMAFMAVGISLIVLRVREPNRERKFKAPLWPLVGGVAIIGCIVFFFSLKSSTQLYFLLWNLFGLAVYLVWSSRNSRLAKGEEAEG
- a CDS encoding response regulator transcription factor, whose product is MTDEPRQLLIVEDDESFSRTLRRSFERRGYQVLAAHSHDQMVELLKTHHPDYAVVDLKLGTASGLTCVQTLHAFDPDLVIVVLTGFASIATAVEAIKLGARHYLAKPAGTDDIEAAFGRAAGDPDAPLTARPTSIKTLEWERIHEVLAETDFNISEAARRLGMHRRTLARKLEKRQVS
- a CDS encoding ATP-binding protein; the protein is MQAEALNRFFRTVLGMDANAETPVSPGAAGRRNMLLLIQLRWLAVIGQVATIVIVHWGLKISVPLGPLLLAPTALAVMNLVSAPVTLRRKIVTDPEILLALCVDVAALSWLLYFSGGATNPFAALYLMQVVLAAVLLRPVYAWGFVLATGACLAFLAVWRQPLDLPAGADARLGLIQQGALINFILIAVLLVAFVTRTSQNVRARDAYLAEARQQAAEQDHIVRMGLLASGAAHELGTPLASLSVILSDWRRMPALTGDDDLRHDIEQMQAEVDRCKSIVTNILMSAGEARGEAPTVTALSGFLGEIIDEWSASRPGDAMQVVLSGPTPRDPSIIADPALKQVFSALLDNAQEAGARNLEVRAVADADGLFIAFEDDGPGFAPGILEKLGQPYQSTKARAGAGLGLFLLVNVVRKLGGTVVAANRPGATGGGAVVRLALPIDALAPK
- a CDS encoding CaiB/BaiF CoA transferase family protein → MSDPVSIPAPAPASFGPLHGVRVLDLSRVLAGPWATQTLADLGAEVIKIERPGAGDDTRHWGPPFTTTADGAPGDAAYFLCANRGKKSVELDIASPDGAEAVRRLAATCDVVVENFKTGGLKKYGLDYAALTAVNPRLVYCSITGFGQDGPDAHRAGYDYMIQAMGGLMSITGQPDGAPGAEPMKVGVAVVDLFTGLYASNAILAALWHARATGEGQHVDIALFDVQAAMLANQATNWFVSGKAPTRMGNAHPNLAPYQPFACSDGMVIIAVGNDGQFRALCGALGLEVEDRFATNALRVAEREALGPLIAAKTAGFTMQELMQALEAAGVPCGPVNTIDQVFAEPQAIHRGLTVEQTRPDLADPIRTVASPIRLSKTPVRYDAPPPKLGQDTDDVLGALKAEE
- a CDS encoding amidohydrolase, encoding MKPVSMRVLALAAAMTSLPLAPAVAAELSPQARAQITSTVERNQAALDHAALEIWKFAELGYQETQSAALLQDQLRDAGFVITPGIANEPTAFLASFKNGAGPVIAVLAEYDALPGLSQTLNPVQESAGGHAGHGCGHNLFGAASVHAAIAVKDWMVANNIKGELRVYGTPAEEGGSGKVYMVRDGLFDDVDVSLHWHPGNVNSARQGDTMANVSGKFRFYGTASHAAAAPDKGRSALDGVEALNYMVNMMREHVPDRTRIHYAITDGGKAPNVVPAYAEAYYYVRHNNPEIVRYVLERVKKAADGAALGTGTRVEFEAIGGVYSMLPNQALMTVMDRNLRHVGGITWTPEETALATEIQKTLTSKPDLASVGQIEDAVIGGDFGGSTDVSDVSWVTPTVGLSTATFVPGSAGHSWQNVVAAGTTIGLKGAHLAAKTLALTTAELFQSPDTIAAAKAEFEQRRGPNFEYRALLGDRAPALNYRD
- a CDS encoding ferredoxin--NADP reductase; translation: MSDASLAAPPVKASPFHELEVLWVRHWNDQLFSFALKRPEDFRFRSGEFVMIGLPGEDGGKPVLRAYSIASPFWAEELEFFSIKVEDGPLTSRLQKIVAGDSVLMGKKPTGTLVLDALTGGERLWLIGTGTGLAPWLSVARDPETYSRFKQVIVCHTVRNVADLAYRDFFSHEIHDDPLIGDEAKAQLTYYPTVTRERFETPGRITDRIKSGDLFADLQLPSGFSPNSDRVMLCGSMAMIKETGELLESHGLKEGSNAEPGDYVLERAFVG
- a CDS encoding S9 family peptidase gives rise to the protein MTTKDSGSSFAAMRTFLLASTILMAATSAFAQSTPQPATPPAAAAPASSILTVERVFSNPSLAGPVARGVSLSPDGELVAFLRSREDDVDVLDLWAAPVKGGEPFKLIDARALVPDAGELSEAEKARRERMRISQRGVVEYSWDEQGRYILAPLEGDVFLANRADGSVRRLTETTADEIDAKVSPKGAFVSFVRDQNLVLINLETGAEQAITTDGKDLITWATAEFIAQEELDRDTGYWWSPDERYIALQRTDESTVDVIPRLDITGGGASVAQQRYPRAGRPNAVVELYVQDVQSGQRVKVDLGADTDIYLGRVNWAADGSVAYVQRLSRDQKRLDLLSVDPATGASRVIASQTSKAWVNVTHDFKALKDGNFIWSSEESGWRHLYLYAKDGRRLRAITRGDYPVKSLAGVNQDTGEVFFTASMRDGKEYPIEQQLFRASYKRTLNPTEVTPRGGWWSATVNGTGTAYVGNYSDVNTPAQSALYSINGQRVRWIEENRLQPGHPFWPYAERQQKPTFGTLQSHGQTLVWQMTTPPGFDPSKQYPVVMQVYGGPSGGGVKNAWQGATTQLLTEAGYIVFRLDNRGEGDRSAAFKQALYLKMGQPEIEDQVIGADYLRSLPYVDAGRIAMMGWSYGGFMSLMALTEPKMGLAAALAGAPPTEWSLYDTAYTERYMSTPQANVEGYAASDVLGRFDNLTGRLLLMHGMADDNVIFENTTRVLNALQEKSIPFETMLYPGQRHGIRGNDRQLHQWRTYLDFLDRTIGTRAPVKAD
- a CDS encoding chorismate mutase, encoding MTSPRTVAIDERKAPEDCVTMVDVRQGVDALDRALVTLLAERQRYMDAAARIKPNRDAVFDQARIDDVVAKVLAAAGPAGLSPDIAEPVWRLLIDRCIAHEFGTWDQTRV
- a CDS encoding Hpt domain-containing protein, coding for MARRDLSGAVDFTVLEAMTGGMDEVTEEVLGLFAEQARMWSALLDASSEGWRDAVHTIRGAGAGIGAKALAEICAEVEHGEQAAAPAGLERVRTALDAALADVAAYRHELALRSLKG
- a CDS encoding SURF1 family protein; this encodes MIAGLAVFAVLIAGFCALGVWQVQRLAWKQELIRQVDSRIHADPVPAPGPAGFDAVTREADQYRRVTASGRFLHDREARVKAVADLGPGFWVVTPLEDARGFTVLINRGFVPSERGAPESRAEGQVEGPVSVTGLLRISEPKGGFLRDNDPAGDRWFSRDVAAIAQAKGLEGAVAPYFIDADSTPNPGGWPRGGLTVVRFANSHLVYALTWFGLALMSAGGAVLWLRDERRRRAGGR